One stretch of Rhodopirellula islandica DNA includes these proteins:
- a CDS encoding NAD(P)/FAD-dependent oxidoreductase, translating to MSTIHPASSDAPPPSDRQSTGTLIVGGGVIGLSIAWELVRRGENVTVIDQGPIAHGTSWAAAGIFPPANFDRATDPIDRLRGFSHTLWPLWSQQLLDQTGIDPGLIRCGGLYLAETVGEASALTGMMSYWADLAVECERIDESELLRRQPRLKNWAQTNPWIQSHPTSAAWWTPDEYQIRPPRLLTALATACQSQGVTLLPHNTLLNLSSHAAGCSATIQSRDATDHLLQSERTVLCGGASMGSIFPEARLDSSVIPIRGQILLLNSETFTDPIVLNVGNRYLVARGDGNVLVGSCEEEVGFEPGTTDDVIQGLRHFANRVCPELESASVASHWSGHRPMTFDGFPMIGRVPDQPRLFVAGGHYRSGIHLACGTAVAMADAIEGKPSFMELSDFSVGKQQTAPR from the coding sequence TTGTCTACCATCCATCCCGCATCGAGCGACGCCCCTCCCCCTTCCGACCGCCAATCCACCGGCACGCTGATCGTCGGGGGCGGCGTGATCGGACTTTCCATTGCCTGGGAACTCGTCCGCCGGGGCGAAAACGTGACGGTGATCGACCAAGGCCCGATCGCTCACGGAACCTCGTGGGCCGCCGCGGGAATCTTCCCCCCCGCCAACTTTGATCGTGCGACCGATCCCATTGATCGCCTGCGCGGCTTCAGCCACACGCTGTGGCCGCTGTGGTCTCAGCAGCTGCTGGATCAAACCGGCATCGATCCCGGACTGATTCGCTGCGGCGGGCTGTACTTGGCAGAAACGGTTGGCGAAGCCTCTGCACTGACCGGCATGATGTCGTACTGGGCCGACCTCGCGGTGGAATGCGAGCGCATCGATGAATCAGAACTGCTGCGCCGGCAACCTCGGTTGAAGAACTGGGCTCAAACCAATCCGTGGATCCAATCCCATCCGACCAGTGCGGCCTGGTGGACGCCTGACGAATATCAAATTCGACCTCCACGTTTGCTGACCGCCCTGGCCACCGCTTGCCAAAGCCAAGGCGTGACGCTGCTTCCCCACAACACACTGCTCAACCTTTCCTCCCACGCAGCGGGCTGCTCCGCGACCATTCAGTCACGAGATGCGACCGATCACCTGCTGCAAAGCGAACGCACGGTCCTCTGTGGTGGCGCTTCGATGGGAAGCATCTTCCCCGAAGCCCGATTGGACTCCTCGGTGATTCCGATCCGCGGTCAAATCCTGCTGCTCAACAGCGAAACCTTCACCGACCCCATCGTTCTGAACGTTGGCAATCGCTACTTGGTCGCTCGAGGGGACGGGAACGTGTTGGTCGGTTCCTGCGAAGAAGAAGTCGGGTTCGAACCGGGAACCACCGACGATGTCATCCAAGGACTGCGACACTTCGCGAATCGAGTTTGCCCTGAATTGGAATCAGCCAGCGTCGCTTCCCACTGGTCGGGACACCGTCCCATGACCTTCGATGGGTTCCCGATGATTGGCCGCGTGCCGGACCAGCCTCGTCTGTTCGTCGCGGGTGGGCACTACCGCAGCGGGATCCACTTGGCGTGCGGAACCGCTGTCGCGATGGCCGATGCGATCGAGGGCAAACCATCCTTCATGGAACTGTCCGACTTCTCCGTCGGCAAACAGCAAACGGCACCGCGGTGA
- a CDS encoding aldehyde dehydrogenase (NADP(+)), with product MSIASPATHPVLIAGTWREANTESTFQATDPNRNEKLDATFPVSSWKDCDEALDAAVEAATELRKLGPAKIADFIEAYADKIDAAKDQLVETAFAETGLARSPRLADVELPRTSNQLRAAAKACRTGNWAMPTIDTQAGIRSCLGPLGPVCVFGPNNFPFAFGSVSGGDFAAAIAAGNPVIGKANSSHPDTTRLFAELALEALAETGLPAATVQLIYRTSHSDGEKLVSDPRIGATGYTGSRGAGLTLKAAADKAGKPIYLELSSVNPVVITPAALEERGDAIVDEFITSVLMGTGQFCTNPGMVMLVQGQATDKFIAAVKERFTAAPAGTLLSPAVASSLGKSIQALVGFGAELLAGGGEAETDRCAMANTLLKTSGEAFLGNPEGFQTEAFGNASLIMVADDTQQLCEAIRHLEGNLTGCIYSATQGADEDTYTQVAFELEPKVGRILNDKMPTGVAVSAAMNHGGPYPATGHPGFTAVGVPGSLIRFGKLTSYDNVKDSRLPALLQSTPPTPDTWRLVDGAWTQDVIS from the coding sequence ATGTCCATCGCTTCTCCCGCCACTCACCCTGTTTTGATCGCTGGAACTTGGCGTGAAGCCAACACCGAGTCGACCTTCCAAGCCACCGATCCCAATCGCAACGAAAAACTCGACGCCACGTTCCCCGTCAGCAGTTGGAAAGACTGCGACGAGGCACTCGATGCCGCCGTCGAAGCCGCCACGGAGCTTCGCAAACTTGGGCCTGCCAAAATCGCTGACTTCATCGAAGCGTACGCGGACAAGATTGACGCAGCCAAAGATCAATTGGTCGAAACCGCGTTTGCTGAAACCGGCCTGGCGCGTTCGCCCCGTTTGGCCGACGTCGAACTGCCTCGAACCAGCAATCAATTGCGTGCCGCAGCGAAAGCCTGCCGGACGGGCAACTGGGCCATGCCCACGATCGACACCCAAGCGGGCATTCGTTCGTGCTTGGGCCCACTGGGTCCCGTCTGCGTGTTTGGCCCCAACAACTTCCCGTTCGCGTTCGGCAGCGTTTCCGGTGGCGATTTCGCCGCCGCCATCGCAGCCGGCAACCCGGTGATCGGCAAAGCCAACAGTTCGCATCCTGACACCACACGTCTGTTTGCCGAACTGGCCCTCGAAGCCCTCGCTGAGACCGGACTCCCCGCCGCGACGGTGCAGCTGATTTACCGAACCAGCCACTCGGATGGCGAAAAACTGGTTTCCGATCCACGCATCGGAGCAACCGGCTACACCGGCAGTCGAGGCGCCGGCCTGACCTTGAAGGCAGCCGCTGACAAAGCCGGCAAACCGATCTACCTGGAACTTTCCAGCGTCAATCCCGTGGTCATCACCCCTGCAGCCCTCGAAGAACGCGGCGATGCAATTGTCGACGAGTTCATCACCAGCGTCTTGATGGGCACCGGGCAATTCTGCACGAACCCGGGAATGGTGATGCTCGTCCAAGGCCAAGCCACGGACAAATTCATCGCCGCGGTGAAAGAGCGTTTCACCGCCGCTCCGGCCGGAACCCTGCTGTCACCCGCTGTCGCGTCTTCTCTGGGCAAGAGCATCCAAGCACTCGTCGGCTTTGGTGCCGAATTGCTTGCCGGCGGAGGCGAAGCCGAAACGGACCGCTGTGCGATGGCCAACACATTGTTGAAAACCAGCGGCGAAGCGTTCCTTGGCAATCCGGAAGGCTTCCAAACCGAAGCCTTTGGAAACGCATCGTTGATCATGGTCGCGGACGACACCCAACAACTCTGCGAAGCGATCCGCCACTTGGAAGGCAACCTGACCGGATGCATCTACTCCGCGACTCAAGGTGCTGATGAAGACACTTACACGCAAGTAGCGTTTGAGCTGGAACCCAAAGTGGGCCGCATCCTCAATGACAAAATGCCAACCGGTGTGGCCGTCAGCGCGGCGATGAATCACGGTGGCCCTTACCCAGCGACCGGGCACCCCGGATTCACTGCCGTTGGAGTCCCCGGTTCCTTGATCCGGTTTGGCAAGCTCACGAGTTATGACAATGTCAAAGACTCCCGCTTACCAGCTCTGCTGCAATCCACGCCCCCAACCCCCGACACATGGCGATTGGTGGATGGAGCCTGGACTCAAGACGTGATCTCCTAG
- a CDS encoding serine/threonine protein kinase, whose product MASITSERFVEMVARSNLVDEATQERFLKKVREKCEGSLPASSKKLAMAYKKAGLLTDWHIEKLFTGKYKGFFLGKYKLLGHIGSGGMSSVYLAEHTGLGDKRAIKVLPKKRVNDASYLARFKLEAKAIASLNHPNIVLAHDIDNDGDVHYIVMEYVDGVDLQVLVRRDGPLDFSTAAELISQAARGLAHAHDRGVVHRDVKPANLLIDSDGRVRLLDMGLALVTKTGDDESLTVANNENVLGTADYLAPEQALNSHTVDHRVDIYGLGCTLYFLLTGRPPFAEGTLAQRIAKHQNEMPKAIRELRPECPGELEGIVVKMIQKDPRYRYQNATDVAEVLKKFAAAVPKGEMIRVGLGEDPGEDSSLSSMDFDSSSESMVTQSNQDTLTNKNDDTLASSRSKLIREQNQAASESGRLVKVGSMGTPADMLEGSFLDLEVESGYKGPPGRAPSSGSRRGVGSGIDRGQAADARAQPGDNRSKGIDPVLLGTVVTSLFVAALALGYFLAKVTS is encoded by the coding sequence ATGGCTTCGATCACATCGGAACGATTTGTCGAGATGGTTGCACGGAGCAACTTGGTTGACGAAGCCACGCAGGAACGGTTCCTAAAAAAGGTTCGTGAAAAGTGTGAGGGCAGTTTGCCGGCCAGTTCGAAGAAGCTGGCGATGGCCTACAAAAAAGCGGGCCTGCTCACCGATTGGCACATCGAGAAGCTGTTCACAGGGAAGTACAAGGGCTTCTTCCTAGGCAAATACAAACTGCTCGGCCACATTGGATCGGGCGGGATGAGCAGCGTTTATCTGGCGGAACACACCGGTTTGGGCGACAAGCGTGCGATCAAGGTGCTGCCCAAGAAACGCGTCAACGATGCCTCGTATCTGGCTCGCTTCAAACTGGAAGCCAAAGCCATCGCGTCACTCAACCACCCCAACATTGTGTTGGCGCACGACATTGATAACGACGGTGACGTCCACTACATCGTCATGGAATACGTGGACGGGGTGGATTTGCAGGTGTTGGTGCGGCGCGACGGACCGCTCGATTTTTCCACCGCCGCGGAACTCATTTCCCAGGCTGCCCGTGGATTGGCACACGCGCACGATCGCGGCGTGGTTCATCGCGATGTCAAACCAGCCAACCTGTTGATTGACAGCGACGGCCGGGTTCGGTTGTTGGACATGGGATTGGCCCTGGTGACCAAAACCGGGGATGATGAATCTCTGACCGTCGCCAACAATGAGAATGTCCTCGGCACGGCCGACTACCTGGCACCTGAGCAAGCCCTGAACAGTCACACGGTGGACCACCGAGTCGACATCTATGGTCTGGGCTGCACGTTGTATTTTCTGTTGACCGGCAGGCCACCCTTCGCCGAAGGCACGCTGGCCCAGCGGATCGCCAAGCACCAAAACGAAATGCCCAAGGCGATTCGAGAGCTGCGACCAGAGTGTCCCGGCGAATTGGAAGGGATCGTGGTGAAGATGATCCAGAAGGATCCTCGCTACCGCTATCAAAACGCCACCGACGTCGCCGAGGTGCTCAAGAAATTTGCGGCTGCCGTGCCCAAGGGCGAAATGATTCGAGTTGGGCTGGGCGAAGACCCGGGCGAAGACAGCAGTCTGTCTTCGATGGATTTCGACAGCAGTTCAGAATCGATGGTCACCCAGTCCAATCAAGACACACTGACCAATAAAAACGATGACACCCTGGCGAGCAGTCGTTCCAAGCTCATTCGGGAACAGAATCAAGCGGCCAGCGAAAGTGGTCGATTGGTGAAGGTCGGATCGATGGGAACGCCCGCCGATATGTTGGAAGGAAGCTTTCTCGATTTGGAAGTGGAATCCGGTTACAAGGGCCCGCCCGGGCGGGCACCCAGTTCTGGAAGTCGACGTGGTGTGGGTTCGGGAATTGATCGCGGCCAGGCAGCTGACGCTCGAGCACAACCCGGTGACAACCGGAGCAAGGGCATCGATCCGGTGTTGCTGGGAACCGTGGTGACCTCGCTGTTCGTGGCCGCACTGGCTCTGGGTTATTTCCTCGCGAAAGTGACGTCTTGA
- a CDS encoding DUF1559 domain-containing protein produces the protein MSVTHSPLGHNRPKPVPSRMTRSAFTLVELLVVIAIIGVLVGLLLPAVQAAREAARRMSCSNNFKQMGLALHNYHAAYNTFPYSRVATQTQWRGLGPTVAMTPFMEQQAVWEMISNPHTSDSGTTYVKFGGFPWSSDYTPNRFQIPTLRCPSDPAEGDTIGRTNYAFCYGDAARYITFYWFDGDQRTDPGYEWAGDDAVWRGMWRWNNKKKFRDCLDGTSQTIIMGEMANFLDDRSIIGTAAVFGSQDFQTDLVQCKNTIDPERPQFYAPGQELIGYGSYGGQSNRGRWWTDSVSCNSAINTILGPNSVSCTYSTGPGSDWTGGVYSVTSRHQGGAHVLMTDGSIKFITDSINASTEGMDSNTTVTPRGPGTGHDAGVESPFGVWGAMGTASSGETRANEATL, from the coding sequence ATGTCCGTTACACATTCACCGCTGGGGCACAATCGCCCCAAACCTGTCCCGAGTCGCATGACTCGCTCGGCATTCACCCTGGTCGAACTCTTGGTCGTCATCGCGATCATCGGCGTCTTGGTGGGTTTGCTTCTGCCCGCCGTCCAAGCCGCTCGCGAAGCAGCCCGACGAATGAGCTGCAGCAACAACTTCAAACAGATGGGCTTGGCACTTCACAACTACCACGCGGCCTACAACACGTTTCCTTATAGTCGCGTCGCAACTCAAACCCAATGGCGTGGACTGGGTCCCACCGTGGCCATGACGCCCTTCATGGAACAGCAAGCCGTTTGGGAGATGATTTCCAATCCCCATACGAGTGACAGTGGCACGACCTACGTCAAATTTGGCGGGTTCCCATGGAGTTCCGACTACACTCCCAACCGTTTCCAAATCCCAACGTTGCGTTGTCCATCAGACCCTGCCGAAGGCGATACCATTGGCCGCACCAACTATGCGTTCTGCTATGGAGACGCGGCTCGGTACATCACCTTCTATTGGTTTGACGGTGACCAACGAACCGACCCTGGCTATGAGTGGGCAGGCGATGATGCCGTGTGGCGTGGCATGTGGAGATGGAACAACAAGAAAAAATTCCGCGATTGCTTGGACGGAACCAGCCAAACCATCATCATGGGTGAAATGGCCAACTTCCTCGATGACCGTTCGATCATCGGCACCGCGGCAGTCTTTGGAAGCCAGGACTTCCAAACCGACCTGGTTCAGTGCAAGAACACGATTGATCCTGAGCGTCCTCAGTTTTATGCCCCCGGCCAAGAACTGATCGGCTACGGCAGCTACGGCGGACAATCCAACCGCGGCCGCTGGTGGACCGATTCCGTCAGCTGCAACTCAGCCATCAACACAATCTTGGGCCCCAACAGCGTGAGCTGCACCTACAGCACCGGCCCTGGGTCAGACTGGACCGGTGGCGTCTACAGCGTCACCAGCCGTCACCAAGGAGGAGCCCACGTTCTGATGACCGACGGTTCGATCAAATTCATCACCGACTCGATCAACGCCTCGACCGAAGGCATGGACAGCAACACAACCGTGACCCCACGTGGGCCCGGAACCGGCCATGACGCCGGTGTCGAAAGTCCCTTTGGCGTCTGGGGTGCCATGGGCACGGCATCTTCAGGAGAG
- a CDS encoding 1-acyl-sn-glycerol-3-phosphate acyltransferase yields the protein MTVVLDRPYEFVPPYRGNLWPTAIQTFRLIDWHLRKKEAVLDFECRHAERFAESLQAGHGILLAPNHCRYADPIVLGWLAREVHTHLYAMASWHLFNTNRFEQFALRRMGAFSVFREGNDRKALETAIDILVSGERPLVLFPEGTTNRTNDVLKPLLDGVSFIARAAAKKRAKREDGQVVIHPVGLKYLCLEDAHAWAHEQLAELERTLSWLPAPGPGAIGNLVERLFRVSQAYLALKEIEFTGHASTGELSPRRDRLIEQLLQQSEERYSLVAKPTEDVRERVRKIRAAVSNTFFAAENTVRDPATFRRDAERADLAQFLLSFPDEYLTPGKITDTRIVETIQRIQEAIFGKAKESLPMKVVIEVGEAIPVPAGRPPRGEADPVLCQLRDQLHTMVTSLSQEATLLA from the coding sequence TTGACTGTTGTTCTTGATCGGCCCTATGAGTTCGTGCCGCCTTATCGCGGGAACCTCTGGCCCACTGCAATTCAAACCTTTCGGTTGATTGATTGGCACCTTCGCAAGAAGGAGGCTGTGCTCGATTTCGAATGCCGGCACGCCGAGCGATTCGCGGAATCGTTGCAAGCCGGTCACGGAATCTTGCTTGCCCCCAACCACTGTCGCTATGCCGACCCGATCGTGCTGGGGTGGTTGGCTCGAGAGGTCCACACCCATCTGTATGCGATGGCATCGTGGCACTTGTTCAACACCAACCGGTTCGAGCAGTTTGCGCTACGGCGAATGGGGGCCTTCAGTGTTTTTCGAGAAGGCAATGATCGCAAAGCACTCGAAACCGCAATCGACATTCTGGTCAGCGGGGAACGTCCGCTGGTGTTGTTCCCTGAAGGCACCACCAATCGAACCAACGACGTGTTGAAGCCCTTGCTCGATGGCGTTTCCTTCATCGCTCGAGCTGCCGCGAAGAAGCGTGCCAAGCGAGAGGACGGGCAGGTCGTCATTCACCCGGTTGGTTTGAAGTACCTGTGCCTCGAAGACGCACATGCCTGGGCGCACGAGCAGTTGGCGGAGTTGGAGCGAACGCTGAGTTGGTTGCCAGCTCCCGGTCCCGGGGCCATTGGAAATTTGGTGGAGCGTTTGTTTCGAGTCTCGCAGGCCTACCTGGCTTTGAAAGAAATTGAGTTCACCGGGCATGCTTCCACTGGCGAACTCAGTCCTCGGCGTGATCGTTTGATTGAGCAGTTGCTTCAGCAGTCCGAAGAACGGTATAGCTTGGTGGCGAAACCGACGGAGGATGTGCGAGAACGCGTGCGGAAGATTCGTGCGGCGGTCTCCAACACGTTCTTTGCTGCCGAGAACACCGTCCGTGACCCTGCGACTTTTCGTCGCGATGCAGAACGCGCGGACTTGGCACAGTTTCTCCTCTCGTTTCCCGATGAATACTTGACACCGGGAAAAATCACCGACACTCGCATTGTGGAAACGATTCAACGCATTCAAGAGGCCATTTTTGGCAAGGCGAAGGAGTCACTGCCAATGAAAGTGGTGATCGAAGTGGGGGAAGCCATTCCGGTTCCCGCCGGGCGCCCGCCACGCGGTGAAGCGGATCCAGTGCTTTGCCAATTGCGGGACCAATTGCATACAATGGTGACATCGTTGTCCCAAGAGGCCACCTTGTTGGCCTGA
- a CDS encoding ArsR/SmtB family transcription factor, protein MAASKPRTSKRVSEAPTKPAGNVQAFSEAAECLKTLAHPVRLRIVQLLLHSRYTVGEIAADCEIADNLASEHLRLLQRCGFLDSEREGRRVYYQVVEPHLTQLMACVESRFLGDD, encoded by the coding sequence ATGGCCGCTTCAAAACCTCGCACCAGCAAACGTGTCTCGGAAGCCCCCACCAAGCCTGCGGGAAACGTGCAAGCGTTCTCCGAAGCTGCGGAATGCCTGAAAACGCTGGCTCATCCGGTCCGGCTACGGATCGTGCAATTGCTGCTGCACAGTCGTTACACCGTCGGTGAAATTGCCGCCGACTGCGAAATCGCAGACAACCTGGCATCCGAGCACCTTCGACTGCTGCAGCGATGTGGCTTTTTGGACAGCGAACGCGAAGGTCGCCGCGTGTACTACCAGGTGGTCGAACCTCACCTGACCCAGTTGATGGCTTGCGTTGAGTCACGGTTTCTGGGGGACGATTGA
- a CDS encoding TIGR04282 family arsenosugar biosynthesis glycosyltransferase, which yields MPHPSLISNPSQEAHCRAVRKLGLMAKVAAPGKVKTRLGATIGFDHAAQIHQRFLDQLFHELRDWGDERHWVVTPIESVSHLTQVTPAKWRLTDQGNGDLGDRMRRWFADHLPDRPALPRTHAILIGADCPLLTSADIDEADRLLRENDLVLGPAADGGYYLIGLSGPLAGPILDTLWSNIPWSTDEVFQRTVAAAESMGRRIGRLPVRSDIDTEEDLTALLHQIEHPADNAGAPTPHIELARDLRRILSS from the coding sequence ATGCCCCATCCATCCCTGATTTCGAATCCATCCCAGGAGGCCCACTGCCGGGCCGTCCGCAAACTCGGCCTGATGGCCAAAGTCGCAGCCCCTGGGAAGGTCAAAACAAGACTGGGTGCCACCATCGGATTCGACCATGCGGCCCAAATTCACCAACGATTCCTCGACCAACTCTTCCACGAACTACGGGACTGGGGAGATGAGCGGCATTGGGTGGTCACGCCGATCGAATCGGTTTCGCACCTGACCCAAGTCACGCCAGCGAAGTGGCGACTCACCGACCAGGGGAATGGGGATCTGGGCGATCGCATGCGACGCTGGTTTGCCGACCACCTGCCTGACCGCCCTGCTCTGCCCCGCACTCACGCGATTTTGATTGGAGCGGATTGCCCCTTGCTGACTTCCGCAGATATCGACGAGGCCGATCGACTCTTGCGCGAAAATGATCTCGTGCTGGGACCGGCGGCGGACGGCGGCTACTACCTGATCGGGCTTTCCGGCCCTCTCGCCGGTCCCATTCTCGACACGTTGTGGAGCAACATTCCCTGGAGCACCGACGAGGTTTTCCAACGCACCGTTGCCGCGGCTGAGTCGATGGGGCGAAGGATTGGCAGGCTGCCCGTCCGGTCCGACATCGACACGGAAGAAGATTTGACAGCCCTCCTTCATCAAATCGAACATCCAGCCGACAATGCAGGTGCCCCCACCCCCCACATCGAACTCGCACGAGACCTCCGCCGCATCCTTTCCAGCTAG
- a CDS encoding FAD-dependent oxidoreductase, which translates to MSADSNAPVRLVIVGGVAGGASAATRARRMNEQAEIILFEKDHDVSFANCGLPYHIGQEIEDRDALVVASADFLRRRFRLDVRTREEVVSIDRANQTVTVRRHGVTSGQDETYSQAYDKLILAPGASPIVPDLPGVDADNVLTLRNLVDMDRIKAHVDSGAVRRAVVVGAGYIGLEMVEQLRLRGVAVELVELRDQVLPLLDHEMAQPIEDALHRNNVGVHLGVGLQSISCEGGTATSVCLSDGKKLSTELVILGIGVRPNAGLASEAGLEIGGTGGIAVDEFSRTSDPDIYAVGDVSEPVFGPLGKPMRVPLAGPANRSGRLAGEHAVTGESAAATPVWGTSVVRVFDVSVGMTGLTRASAERCGKEATSVTIVAKHHAGYFPGAETMTLKLVYEPGTGKVMGAQCVGGEGIDKRIDVIATAMHFGGTARDLTGLDLAYAPPFGSAKDPVHMAGFAACNALDGIESFRDSDASLSDVQVVDVRGATEIEKAPLQEAAGAIHIPVDELRDRLDELDRHQPTVVSCAVGVRGHIAARILRQNGFDVQNLSGGATVRNRCFE; encoded by the coding sequence ATGTCGGCGGATTCAAATGCACCCGTTCGTTTGGTGATCGTTGGTGGTGTTGCGGGAGGGGCTTCGGCCGCCACCCGTGCCCGGCGGATGAATGAACAGGCCGAGATCATTTTGTTTGAAAAAGATCATGATGTCTCGTTCGCGAATTGTGGGTTGCCCTATCACATTGGTCAGGAGATCGAAGATCGAGACGCATTGGTGGTCGCTTCGGCTGACTTTTTGCGACGACGGTTCCGGTTGGATGTGAGGACGCGAGAAGAGGTCGTGTCAATTGATCGTGCCAACCAAACGGTGACCGTTCGGCGTCACGGGGTCACGTCCGGGCAAGACGAAACGTACTCGCAAGCCTATGACAAATTGATTTTGGCTCCGGGGGCTTCACCGATCGTGCCGGATCTTCCCGGCGTTGACGCGGACAATGTGTTGACGCTCAGGAATTTGGTCGACATGGATCGAATCAAGGCTCACGTGGATTCCGGTGCGGTCCGTCGGGCTGTCGTGGTTGGAGCAGGTTACATCGGGTTGGAAATGGTGGAGCAACTACGCCTTCGCGGGGTCGCCGTTGAGTTGGTGGAACTGCGTGATCAAGTGTTGCCGTTGCTTGATCATGAAATGGCCCAGCCAATCGAAGATGCTTTGCATCGAAACAATGTTGGGGTTCACTTGGGCGTCGGGCTGCAGTCGATTTCGTGTGAAGGTGGGACTGCCACTTCGGTTTGTCTGAGTGACGGGAAAAAACTGTCAACTGAACTGGTCATCCTGGGCATCGGCGTGCGGCCCAACGCTGGCTTGGCGAGTGAAGCTGGACTGGAAATTGGCGGCACGGGCGGGATTGCGGTGGACGAGTTCTCTCGCACCAGTGACCCCGACATCTACGCGGTGGGGGACGTCTCTGAACCGGTGTTTGGCCCGCTGGGGAAACCGATGCGAGTGCCTTTGGCTGGACCTGCGAACCGTTCCGGTCGATTGGCTGGCGAGCATGCGGTGACGGGGGAATCCGCTGCCGCGACGCCGGTGTGGGGGACCAGTGTCGTGCGAGTGTTTGACGTTTCCGTTGGGATGACCGGTCTGACGCGAGCCTCGGCAGAACGATGTGGGAAGGAAGCGACCAGTGTGACGATTGTCGCCAAGCATCATGCGGGGTACTTTCCCGGTGCGGAAACGATGACGCTGAAACTGGTCTATGAGCCAGGGACAGGCAAGGTCATGGGAGCTCAGTGCGTGGGCGGCGAAGGCATCGACAAACGCATCGATGTGATTGCCACCGCGATGCACTTCGGGGGAACCGCTCGCGATTTAACCGGTTTGGATTTGGCCTACGCACCGCCATTTGGTTCGGCCAAGGACCCGGTGCACATGGCTGGTTTTGCGGCCTGCAACGCACTCGATGGCATCGAATCCTTTCGAGATTCGGATGCTTCCCTCAGTGATGTTCAGGTGGTCGACGTGCGTGGTGCCACGGAAATCGAAAAGGCACCGCTTCAGGAAGCCGCCGGGGCGATTCATATTCCGGTTGACGAACTTCGTGATCGCTTGGACGAGTTGGACCGCCATCAGCCAACCGTTGTCAGTTGTGCGGTGGGAGTCCGCGGTCACATTGCCGCTCGGATTCTGCGGCAAAACGGCTTTGACGTTCAAAACCTTTCCGGTGGAGCAACCGTTCGCAATCGATGCTTTGAGTGA